A portion of the Glycine max cultivar Williams 82 chromosome 10, Glycine_max_v4.0, whole genome shotgun sequence genome contains these proteins:
- the LOC100306262 gene encoding eukaryotic translation initiation factor 6 isoform X1: MATRLQFENNCEVGVFSKLTNAYCLFAIGGSENFYSGFEAELADVIPVVKTSIGGTRIVGRLCVGNKNGLLLPHTTTDQELQHLRNSLPDQVAVHRIEERLSALGNCIACNDHVALTHTDLDKETEEMIADVLGVEVFRQTVAGNILVGSYCVFSNRGGLVHPHTSIEDLDELSTLLQVPLVAGTVNRGSEVIAAGMTVNDWTAFCGSDTTATELSVIESVFKLREAQPSAIVDEMRKSLIDTYV, encoded by the exons ATGGCAACTA GACTTCAGTTTGAGAATAATTGTGAAGTTGGAGTCTTCTCAAAACTTACCAATGCCTATTGTTTGTTTGCTATTGGAGGTTCCGAAAACTTCTACAG TGGATTTGAGGCTGAGTTAGCAGATGTTATTCCTGTGGTCAAGACCTCCATTGGTGGCACTCGTATCGTTGGTCGTCTTTGTGTTG GAAACAAGAACGGGCTTCTCTTGCCCCATACCACCACAGACCAAG AGCTTCAACATTTGAGAAACAGTCTAC CTGATCAAGTTGCTGTTCACCGTATAGAAGAAAGATTATCCGCTCTGGGAAATTGTATAGCATGTAATGACCATGTGGCCCTCACACACACTGATCTTGACAAG GAAACTGAGGAGATGATTGCAGATGTTCTTGGAGTAGAAGTTTTCAGGCAGACTGTTGCAGGTAATATTCTCGTTGGCAGTTACTGTGTATTCTCCAACAGAGGTGGTTTG GTCCACCCTCACACCTCCATCGAAGACTTGGATGAACTTTCCACACTTCTTCAGGTTCCTTTGGTTGCCGGGACTGTTAACCGTGGTAGTGAAGTAATAGCTGCTGGGATGACGGTAAATGATTGGACAGCATTTTGTGGTTCAGACACCACAGCAACAGAACTTTCAGTGATTGAGAGTGTTTTCAAGCTGAGAGAAGCCCAACCTAGTGCCATTGTCGATGAGATGAGGAAATCACTCATTGATACTTATGTCTAA